aCCAAGAAGATGGTTGACCAGGTGCTTCAATTACGGCTTTGCTTCTCAACCCAAGTTGTGGGGCTACTACCTGAATCAGTATCTCTGGCTTTTCTTGCAAGTATATAGACATGGCTATGATTTATAATTGACCTTGTATTTAGAAACTTTAATggaaattatttttcataagGAAATTTTGCTCAAGATAATGTGTCATATAACTTGGCAGAGCAGAAAATTTTTGGAAAAACTTATTGGCCATTGTCCACATCTCTGTTTATTCGATATTGCATGACGACGATGTGGGAATGAAGGCTTTTGTAGGAAGTTCTGATATGGAAGTCTGTAGGAAGTTCTGATATGGAAGTCTATGCACACATAATATCTATTGTTCTCTTGCAGTTCATTGATGCTGGAGCAGTGCTTTCCCCAACAATGTTTGCACGTCGTAGTTTGTCATATCTCGCATGTGAGATGCCACAAGAAGCTCTAAATGATGCAATGCAGGCTCAAGTTATATCACCTGTCTGGCATATTGCATCTTATTTGCAAGCTGCTGCACTTTTTGCACTTGGTAGTAACAACGAGGCacaaacagctctcagagaggGATTTGCACTTGAGACCAAAACAACTGCCAAATAAGTAAATGGTGACTTATATCTAAATTATTAGTATTGCAGAAATTTGAGGTTTAACTGCAGCCAGTCACAAGCATGCCAAACTTGTTCAAACTGATCCTTTTGTCCTCAAATCCATCCATAATACTGAGCTGCAACTTAAGAAGACTTTTCTTGGAGTCCCTTCTGATGGATTCCCTTTATTTATATGGAACTGGCTGGAGTTTAGTCAGTTTTCTGATAGATGACCCAGAAAACTAGGAGAACTTAGAAAATTAATTTGGTTTTGTAAAAGAGTCAACTGTCTAAATTATgcttgggggggggggggggggggggcggcggcGGCCAGGGATGGGAATTATGCTTGTAATTTCTGTATAGTTTAGCTTATGTAGGCAAGGCTCCTGTCAAATTTCTGTTAGGCTATTTTGTATGTTTGTTTTTGTCAGATACATGGacaaatatattttgttaaCACTATACATTCAATCAATCAATGCTCTTTTAACTGTTTATATTCGAATTAATCCTGCTAACATCTTCGTGACATAGAAATTTCAGTGCAGAATGCAAGGGAAAGTAGAAAGACAATCTAAAACTTTTTGAATAATATCATTAATCCTATCAAGTTTAAAGCCATTGTTCTCCAGATATTTAGAGGTTTTAAAGGGAAACTGCGAAGAAGCAGCAAGGAAACATTGGACTTTCAGACACAGAAATAAAAAATACGTACATATACCATTTAGTTGGTCCAATGCAGaccacttcttttttttttttttttttttttctttttggtagaTATTTCCCACCCTTTCTAATTTCTATACACAGATGAACTATTAACGTTAAGAATCATATCAATAAATTATGTACATTTAGCCATTGTCACCAGAAAGTATCATCAACTGCTGTGGTGGTTGATGGagattcatcatcttcctccaCCTCCATCTCCGGCTCTCCAGGACCAAATTCAGAGGACTCGATATCTGCAAGATTCTTCAAATCGACGACTGTCAGCTCATCAAGACGCCTCACCACCAAGTCTGCAGCCGCAAGTTCATAAACAGGATGCTTGCTTGCAACTGCCACACACTTCATCCGAGCATCATGAGCAGCCTCAACAGTTTGGTTTGAATTCCCAAACACAATGCACCTTTCAGGAATGAAGTTCAAAAGCTGTGCTGCATAAACAAACATTTCTGGATCGGGCTTTCCCCTATGAACATCCTCCGCGGCTATAATCACATTGAAATCACCATCAATTCCGATCTTTCCCATGGCCGACTCCAGAGTTTCTCTAGGACGAGTAGAAACCAATGCCATGGGAATCTTGTAATGCATCAGAACATTCACAAACTCTTTCGATCCTGCTCTTAATCTGTAAATTCCCCCTTGCAATGCTTGATAAATTTCCTCCTTCCTAGCAGCCATTCTTCTCAATTGAGCAGGATCTCTTGACCAGCAAAGAACTTCAGAAATAGCCTGTTCGTTCTTCATCCCCTCTATTCTTCTGAGGATAAAAGCTGGGGGAGGGGATTTTCCTTCTTCCTGAGAAAGAGCTAACCAAGCCTGCTTCTCAATTTCAGGATTATCCTCAATCAACACACCCTCCCACTCAAATATAGCACCCAACCAACCACACCCCATTCTTTCTTGTCGAAGCAATGGATTCTGCAATGAAGGATTATCTGCTTTGTTCTCAGGAGGCCATAAACCTGGCTTTCGATCAAACCCAGCATCAATATCATAGCTCCAATCCTTT
This region of Cucumis melo cultivar AY chromosome 7, USDA_Cmelo_AY_1.0, whole genome shotgun sequence genomic DNA includes:
- the LOC103493158 gene encoding 5-amino-6-(5-phospho-D-ribitylamino)uracil phosphatase, chloroplastic; amino-acid sequence: MVQSIAAASLFGHQLPCGRILVKETSYKRKNSWFPTSKFVGKRLISSPPVSGLKVDRFAVLAIKALSLEVTKEAYSFREDRIPKDWSYDIDAGFDRKPGLWPPENKADNPSLQNPLLRQERMGCGWLGAIFEWEGVLIEDNPEIEKQAWLALSQEEGKSPPPAFILRRIEGMKNEQAISEVLCWSRDPAQLRRMAARKEEIYQALQGGIYRLRAGSKEFVNVLMHYKIPMALVSTRPRETLESAMGKIGIDGDFNVIIAAEDVHRGKPDPEMFVYAAQLLNFIPERCIVFGNSNQTVEAAHDARMKCVAVASKHPVYELAAADLVVRRLDELTVVDLKNLADIESSEFGPGEPEMEVEEDDESPSTTTAVDDTFW